The following coding sequences are from one Rhinoraja longicauda isolate Sanriku21f chromosome 7, sRhiLon1.1, whole genome shotgun sequence window:
- the LOC144595614 gene encoding uncharacterized protein LOC144595614 — protein sequence MERGGEEGAGDVRLQEVDPAEEQRDELPGRLEEEEEEGEPSWARQPRRPSAKRETTSRGLCQRSAIAGEPAAPPAAGDGGAHPCPDCPLSFPTPSRLLVHRATHSGDRPFLCDVCQEAFAEPSRLASHRRGHAGDRPYQCPQCPRRFAYDSSLAMHRRAHDGETPYRCSACAESFPTSSKLLQHRQQSHRPAQTPSSSSTTPPPRCPEVSASLARHRCPKSARRSYQCPVCNRQFAQSSDAVKHGRTHTGERPFSCPLCPLSFTQLSTLLNHQRIHLGHKPHRCHVCQRSFTQLSTLLNHRRTHTGEKPYHCPTCHKAFAQSSSLLNHKRTHTLHTPLHWPEGEGERDGDREEETERDGPC from the coding sequence atggagaggggaggagaggagggggccgGAGATGTGCGTCTCCAGGAGGTTGACCCAGCGGAGGAGCAGAGAGATGAGCTGCCGGGGAgattggaggaggaggaggaggaaggagagcCATCCTGGGCACGGCAGCCCAGACGCCCATCGGCAAAGAGAGAAACGACCTCTAGGGGGTTGTGCCAGCGCTCGGCGATCGCCGGTGAACCAGCGGCCCCTCCTGCGGCCGGTGATGGAGGTGCCCACCCTTGCCCCGACTGCCCGTTGTCCTTCCCCACACCGTCCCGCCTCCTGGTGCACCGCGCCACCCATTCTGGTGACCGCCCGTTCCTCTGTGACGTGTGCCAGGAGGCGTTTGCCGAGCCGTCTCGCCTGGCATCTCACCGCCGTGGCCACGCTGGCGACCGACCATATCAGTGCCCGCAGTGCCCGCGGCGTTTCGCCTACGATTCCTCCCTCGCCATGCACAGACGGGCGCACGACGGGGAAACACCGTACCGATGCTCTGCGTGTGCCGAATCCTTCCCCACCTCGTCCAAATTGCTGCAACATCGCCAGCAATCTCACCGCCCGGCGCAAACaccctcctcttcctccaccaCGCCACCACCCCGATGCCCAGAGGTTTCTGCCAGCCTCGCCAGGCATCGCTGCCCAAAATCGGCACGTCGGTCCTACCAGTGCCCAGTGTGTAACCGGCAGTTTGCCCAGTCGTCGGATGCAGTGAAACACGGGCGCACGCACACTGGGGAACGGCCCTTCTCCTGCCCGCTGTGCCCGCTGTCCTTTACACAGTTGTCCACCCTCCTCAACCACCAGCGCATCCACCTTGGACACAAGCCTCACCGCTGCCACGTCTGCCAGCGGTCCTTCACACAGTTATCCACCCTCCTCAACCACCGCCGGACCCACACTGGGGAGAAGCCCTACCATTGCCCaacttgccacaaagccttcgcaCAGTCATCCAGCCTCCTCAACCACAAACGcacccacaccctccacacacctcTCCACTggccagagggagagggggagagggatggagacagGGAGGAAGAGACGGAGAGAGATGGACCATGCTGA